A DNA window from Deinococcus gobiensis I-0 contains the following coding sequences:
- a CDS encoding helicase-related protein → MTTSTPFVSDTRFAAVQFLETQLVGPADGPTEVLPFRERPVNRYLMGILFPQEPQAEVPVHTYQDLIEPPEDAVEDDLGSNERDDTGAPQDPTFLAGKWQPSSVGLSLYTDAPELTTSVWGALYVRTRGSSAEEWHRKALAEADAPEEVTLRVPHAMRGGIQKENVLAGHAQLHALWRRLPQGWLVTVSLVNPRTRLGRQIEIEDCLFQVGVSCQPSGGTIMPYPEFQAQSLDPEEDELRLLFRRHHTYGVGHGCAPVWDPGANRVASAFVPWSEVRPLTQDVPGLGPDILNIAMVAWGQRPRAEIVAKYAEMVDVYRTWIAGLLSSNADIPEHLEPARERLRGRLQTALTRMDAGVALLRDNDEAWRAYVIASRAMLMQMHHVSREMGGTRRSRQEAIQAMPKSYDHGAMLKFSWRPFQLAFMLMTVTSLTSHSDVWRETVDLIWFPTGGGKTEAYLLAAAYVMVLRRHRHGPLGGGTAVITRYTLRLLTAQQFRRTSTLICALEWLRVQDTTDRLGLGDESFTVGLWVGGDSTPNEYGQALEKFQELRAEAQPASPFILDACPWCGTEIIPRTYSQDDASYGVRTTTSSFALHCTNSACDFHGQLPVQVVDDGLYAQPPTFLLGTVDKFAMVAWKEQAGRFFGSDEAFPPDLIIQDELHLLSGPLGTTVGLYECALQQLPMLRGGRPKIIASTATIRRASEQVGALFNREVQLFPPSGLDADDSFFARRDDDPARPGRLYVGVMSPHQSMKTAMTQLGAALVELPQVVSGLPVPLQQSYATLVMYFNSLRELGQGRKIAQDDITSRLHSVFNRPYREIYTHDQVEELTSNLDGGELTDILSQLARDPSDGDHVAVLATSNMLSVGVDIGRLGLMLMAGQPKTSSEYIQATSRVGRDARRPGMVIVLYSPGKPRDRSHYESFPTYHGSLYRYVEPTSVTPFALPSRLRALHAVLGILVRHTIPGMSAESAAVHFDRTLPQVQEIVGRMLEWVMRVDPAEEPKTREQLERLVSEWQEQATALKAMGRPLQYGARGRNIAGIYRPADDSNRNGLWPTLQNMRSVDESSSIQIKTR, encoded by the coding sequence ATGACCACATCCACCCCATTTGTCAGCGACACCCGGTTTGCTGCCGTCCAGTTCCTTGAGACCCAGCTGGTCGGCCCTGCCGACGGCCCCACAGAAGTGCTGCCGTTCCGCGAGCGTCCGGTCAATCGCTATCTCATGGGCATCCTCTTCCCTCAGGAACCCCAGGCGGAAGTGCCTGTGCATACGTACCAGGATCTGATCGAGCCTCCAGAGGATGCGGTCGAGGATGACCTGGGTAGCAATGAGCGGGACGATACCGGTGCGCCGCAGGATCCGACCTTCCTGGCAGGGAAGTGGCAGCCATCATCCGTCGGTTTAAGTCTCTACACGGACGCACCTGAACTCACTACGTCCGTGTGGGGTGCCCTCTATGTCCGGACCCGGGGAAGTTCTGCAGAGGAGTGGCATCGGAAGGCGCTTGCGGAGGCAGATGCACCGGAAGAGGTTACCCTCCGTGTCCCGCATGCTATGCGTGGAGGCATCCAGAAGGAGAATGTCCTTGCCGGGCATGCTCAGCTGCATGCCCTCTGGCGCCGCCTCCCGCAGGGCTGGCTGGTCACGGTTAGCCTAGTCAACCCCCGCACGCGGCTCGGGCGGCAGATTGAGATTGAGGACTGCCTGTTTCAGGTCGGCGTGTCGTGCCAGCCCTCCGGCGGAACAATCATGCCCTACCCGGAATTCCAGGCCCAGTCCCTGGATCCCGAGGAGGATGAGCTCCGTCTCCTGTTCCGGCGACACCATACCTATGGTGTAGGCCACGGCTGCGCTCCCGTCTGGGATCCTGGAGCCAACCGTGTGGCCTCGGCCTTCGTTCCGTGGAGTGAGGTCAGGCCCCTAACGCAGGACGTGCCCGGCCTCGGGCCGGACATTCTCAATATCGCCATGGTCGCGTGGGGGCAGAGACCTCGGGCAGAGATCGTGGCCAAGTACGCCGAGATGGTCGACGTCTACCGCACGTGGATCGCCGGCCTTTTGAGCAGCAACGCGGATATTCCGGAGCATCTGGAACCTGCTCGCGAGCGGCTGAGGGGGCGGCTGCAGACGGCCCTGACACGTATGGACGCCGGCGTGGCCCTGCTGCGCGACAATGACGAGGCGTGGCGTGCCTACGTGATTGCCAGTCGCGCAATGCTGATGCAGATGCATCACGTCAGCCGAGAGATGGGCGGTACCCGCCGTTCCCGTCAGGAGGCCATCCAGGCCATGCCGAAGAGCTATGACCATGGTGCCATGCTGAAGTTCAGCTGGCGTCCCTTCCAGCTCGCTTTCATGCTGATGACCGTCACCTCGCTGACCTCCCACAGTGACGTGTGGCGGGAGACCGTGGACCTGATCTGGTTCCCTACAGGTGGCGGGAAGACGGAAGCCTACCTGCTGGCGGCAGCGTACGTTATGGTGCTTCGCCGTCACCGTCACGGCCCGCTGGGAGGCGGCACTGCCGTTATTACGCGCTACACACTGCGCCTGCTGACAGCCCAGCAGTTCCGGCGGACCTCAACGCTGATCTGCGCGCTGGAATGGCTACGTGTGCAGGACACCACAGATCGCCTCGGGCTCGGCGATGAGTCCTTCACCGTGGGACTATGGGTGGGCGGCGATAGTACTCCCAACGAGTACGGCCAGGCCCTTGAGAAATTCCAGGAGCTGCGTGCTGAGGCGCAGCCAGCCAGTCCATTCATCCTTGATGCCTGCCCATGGTGCGGAACAGAGATCATTCCCCGGACCTACAGCCAGGACGATGCAAGCTACGGCGTGCGCACCACTACAAGTTCTTTTGCCCTGCACTGTACCAACAGTGCATGCGACTTCCATGGGCAGCTGCCCGTGCAGGTGGTAGATGACGGGTTGTATGCGCAGCCGCCGACCTTTCTGCTCGGCACAGTTGATAAGTTCGCCATGGTGGCCTGGAAGGAGCAGGCAGGACGCTTTTTTGGCAGTGACGAGGCGTTTCCGCCGGATCTGATCATTCAGGATGAGCTCCACCTGCTGTCCGGTCCGCTGGGCACCACGGTTGGCCTGTACGAGTGTGCCCTGCAGCAGCTGCCGATGCTGCGTGGGGGCCGGCCGAAGATTATTGCCTCTACTGCCACCATCAGACGGGCCAGTGAGCAGGTGGGTGCCCTGTTCAACCGCGAGGTACAGCTGTTCCCCCCCAGCGGTCTGGATGCTGATGACTCCTTCTTCGCGCGGCGCGATGATGACCCGGCCCGGCCCGGCCGGCTGTACGTCGGTGTCATGTCCCCCCATCAGTCCATGAAGACGGCGATGACGCAGCTTGGGGCCGCGCTGGTTGAGTTGCCCCAGGTCGTGTCTGGACTACCGGTACCGCTTCAGCAGAGCTACGCCACGCTGGTGATGTATTTCAACAGCCTCAGGGAGCTGGGCCAGGGCCGAAAGATCGCACAGGACGACATCACCAGCCGGCTGCACAGTGTCTTCAACCGCCCCTACCGTGAGATCTATACCCATGACCAAGTGGAGGAGCTCACCAGCAACCTCGACGGCGGCGAGCTGACGGACATCCTGTCGCAGCTTGCCCGCGATCCCTCTGATGGGGACCACGTCGCAGTACTGGCGACCAGCAACATGCTCTCAGTCGGTGTCGATATCGGCCGGCTCGGCCTCATGCTGATGGCAGGCCAGCCCAAGACCTCGTCCGAGTACATCCAGGCGACCAGCCGTGTCGGACGTGATGCCCGGCGTCCTGGAATGGTCATCGTGCTGTATTCACCCGGCAAGCCACGTGACCGCTCGCATTACGAGTCCTTCCCCACATACCACGGGTCGCTGTACCGCTATGTGGAACCCACCAGCGTCACCCCCTTTGCCCTGCCGTCGCGGCTGCGCGCCCTACACGCCGTCCTGGGCATCCTGGTACGGCATACCATCCCGGGCATGAGCGCCGAGAGTGCTGCTGTGCACTTCGACCGCACTCTGCCCCAGGTACAGGAGATCGTTGGGCGGATGCTCGAGTGGGTGATGAGGGTCGATCCTGCTGAGGAGCCGAAGACCAGGGAACAGCTGGAGAGGCTGGTGAGCGAGTGGCAGGAGCAGGCCACAGCGTTGAAGGCAATGGGTCGCCCACTGCAGTACGGCGCCCGGGGACGAAACATCGCCGGGATCTACCGCCCGGCGGATGACAGCAACCGCAATGGGTTGTGGCCGACCCTGCAGAACATGCGGTCGGTTGACGAGAGCAGTTCCATTCAGATCAAGACGAGGTAG
- a CDS encoding nuclease-related domain-containing DEAD/DEAH box helicase translates to MIPAVFPRDSSSSAERKVFRLLSELPAYPEGMAFHSLGLMHHPTKPVSELDFVIGTMDGLLVLEVKGGAIAQHEGVFFSRDRHGVLHGIQDPFTQADTGSHALRGQLDRLVPHLKGEVMVGYAVVLPDTSFDVQSTEWDLDVVIDVRDCRDPAAFARALKRVYTFWQERVVRRPMNGRMADDIRQALRPEFERAVSISGVAGEVELQQLALTEEQYGFIDTLVLNPRVLCTGGAGTGKTFLLAEAARRFAAAGDRVLVTCHSPLLADHLRYVLNDALINVQPFSRLESLTSAVDVLLVDEAQDIMTLEHLVDVLDGHLSGGIEKGRWVMFYDRNLQAHIHGQFSPEAESLLRNTGATVVPLTRNCRNTREIATWTRVRTGGDIGTAMSGSGLPPRELYWASQTEQVGMVADILRDCLQDGATPSEIAVLSSLPFRESVFSRLPGTVAVRPWAEAGPGQIRFATIDESKGMESRYVIVGDLQAQPGITPERVMARLYVAITRARAALWLLIRKDYLAELDQLASDNVQAIKRSTGT, encoded by the coding sequence ATGATTCCCGCCGTCTTCCCCCGCGATTCCTCAAGTTCTGCAGAGCGCAAGGTGTTTCGACTGCTCTCCGAGCTTCCGGCCTATCCCGAGGGCATGGCGTTCCACTCCCTTGGTCTGATGCATCACCCGACAAAGCCAGTCAGCGAGCTTGATTTTGTGATCGGCACAATGGATGGCCTGCTGGTACTGGAGGTCAAGGGTGGTGCCATTGCGCAGCATGAGGGAGTGTTTTTCAGCCGTGACCGTCACGGTGTGCTACACGGCATTCAGGATCCATTCACGCAGGCGGATACAGGCAGTCATGCCCTGCGAGGTCAGCTGGACCGGCTGGTGCCACACCTGAAGGGTGAGGTGATGGTGGGCTACGCGGTGGTGTTGCCGGACACCAGTTTCGATGTTCAGTCCACGGAATGGGATTTGGATGTTGTGATTGATGTGCGGGACTGTCGGGATCCTGCTGCCTTCGCACGCGCGCTGAAGCGCGTCTACACCTTCTGGCAGGAGCGTGTGGTTCGGCGGCCAATGAACGGGCGCATGGCGGATGACATCCGTCAGGCACTTCGGCCTGAATTCGAGAGGGCTGTCTCCATTTCCGGCGTTGCTGGTGAAGTGGAGCTCCAGCAGCTGGCCTTGACTGAGGAACAGTATGGCTTCATTGACACTCTGGTCCTCAACCCGCGTGTCCTATGTACTGGTGGGGCCGGGACGGGCAAGACGTTCCTGCTGGCCGAGGCAGCCAGACGGTTCGCCGCTGCCGGCGACAGGGTGCTGGTGACGTGTCACAGCCCGCTGCTGGCCGATCACCTCCGTTACGTCCTGAATGATGCGCTCATCAACGTCCAGCCATTCAGCCGCCTGGAGAGCCTGACATCTGCCGTGGACGTGCTGCTGGTGGATGAAGCGCAGGACATCATGACCCTTGAACACCTCGTGGACGTACTGGACGGGCACCTGAGCGGCGGTATCGAGAAGGGCCGGTGGGTGATGTTCTACGACCGTAACCTACAGGCCCATATCCACGGTCAGTTCAGTCCGGAAGCGGAATCACTCCTCAGGAATACCGGAGCGACGGTCGTCCCGCTGACCCGCAACTGCCGGAATACCAGGGAGATTGCCACCTGGACACGCGTGCGAACCGGCGGTGACATCGGCACTGCCATGTCCGGCAGTGGCCTGCCCCCCAGGGAGCTCTATTGGGCGTCGCAGACCGAGCAGGTCGGCATGGTGGCGGACATCCTCCGGGACTGTCTACAGGACGGTGCCACGCCCTCGGAGATTGCGGTGCTTTCGTCACTCCCATTTAGAGAATCAGTGTTCAGCCGCCTCCCGGGAACTGTCGCCGTCCGGCCGTGGGCAGAGGCGGGCCCAGGCCAGATTCGCTTTGCCACCATCGATGAAAGCAAAGGCATGGAAAGCCGCTACGTCATCGTCGGCGACCTTCAGGCGCAGCCGGGTATCACTCCTGAGCGGGTCATGGCCCGCCTCTACGTCGCCATCACCAGGGCCCGTGCGGCGCTGTGGCTGCTGATTCGCAAGGACTACCTCGCCGAGCTGGACCAGCTCGCCTCCGACAACGTACAGGCAATCAAAAGGAGTACAGGCACATGA
- the drmB gene encoding DUF1998 domain-containing protein: MTRTPDRKIRKAQTISPFGVGAIFDFKDESFIGIDVGRWPANARRIESPRLSQRVGTELAEAPAAGLPYLRFPRWLVCRKCTRMTEWHGSADGQAEEKAVPRCVHAGCNGTLIPIRFVMACKEGHLSDVPWQRWVHLDNAAPSGPDQANCDSRDLEFKARQGGGGSLASLYVKCCTCGRERSLERLMSPAGLKGIRCRGGQPWYARENRVECKETPEVVQRGATNLYSPIVESALDIPPESNYDPASAMAADIREHQIFTAIPPLLGTHGAHHPLVVQLAETVAEALVPTQIPDRPAAVMRMRNLVILVASDEGDSAPRIVADPEENLLLGEWQALTTRSDRNPHPLDRFQTEHTTLLERNVAAPPGGALEELDRLVDQVVLVRRLREVRALKAFTRLDGTTPVTVGRPGVGRIPRYMPAIEVYGEGVFITLKEDVLLTWIKANEGSILSRVGLLRQRMGSSTLNADVPAVTARFLVVHTLAHLLIRQFAFEAGYSASSLRERLYIAEPGPTGQGAMAGLLIYTAAGDRGGTLGGLVRLGEPGRLSGTFLNALAAGQWCSSDPVCGESTGQGMLGLNLAACHACTLVSETSCVHRNMLLDRTLLLGNATLTGGFFSEVLRRGMKEFMAVEEG, encoded by the coding sequence ATGACACGAACCCCTGACCGGAAGATCCGTAAGGCCCAGACCATCTCACCCTTTGGCGTGGGTGCCATCTTCGACTTCAAGGATGAATCTTTCATCGGTATAGATGTCGGCCGCTGGCCGGCCAATGCGCGCCGCATAGAGAGTCCCCGCCTGAGCCAGCGTGTAGGCACGGAACTGGCTGAGGCGCCCGCTGCCGGACTGCCCTACCTGCGCTTCCCCCGCTGGCTGGTCTGCCGCAAGTGTACTCGCATGACAGAGTGGCACGGAAGTGCGGACGGTCAAGCTGAGGAGAAGGCCGTCCCACGCTGCGTCCACGCCGGCTGTAACGGCACCCTGATTCCAATTCGTTTCGTCATGGCCTGTAAGGAAGGTCACCTCTCGGACGTTCCCTGGCAGCGTTGGGTACACCTCGATAACGCTGCACCCTCTGGCCCGGACCAAGCCAATTGTGACAGCCGGGATCTGGAGTTCAAGGCACGACAGGGGGGCGGTGGGAGCTTGGCCTCGCTGTACGTGAAGTGCTGCACCTGCGGGCGTGAACGGTCCCTGGAGCGACTGATGTCCCCCGCTGGCCTCAAGGGGATCAGATGCCGGGGCGGTCAGCCGTGGTACGCCCGCGAGAACCGTGTGGAGTGCAAAGAGACCCCTGAGGTGGTCCAGCGGGGAGCAACGAACCTGTACAGCCCGATTGTCGAGAGTGCCCTCGACATCCCACCAGAGTCAAACTACGACCCGGCCAGCGCCATGGCGGCGGATATCCGTGAGCATCAGATCTTCACAGCCATCCCGCCCCTGCTGGGTACCCACGGGGCACACCACCCACTGGTCGTACAACTGGCGGAGACAGTGGCTGAAGCGCTGGTGCCCACCCAGATTCCCGACCGTCCGGCGGCCGTTATGCGCATGAGGAATCTGGTCATCCTGGTGGCCAGCGATGAGGGCGACTCCGCTCCCCGCATCGTGGCGGATCCAGAGGAGAACCTGCTGCTTGGTGAGTGGCAGGCTCTGACCACCCGTAGTGACCGTAACCCTCACCCGCTTGACCGCTTCCAGACAGAACATACCACCCTGCTCGAGCGCAATGTGGCGGCCCCGCCCGGCGGTGCCCTTGAAGAGCTCGACCGGCTCGTTGATCAGGTCGTGCTCGTCCGCCGTCTCCGTGAAGTTCGGGCTCTGAAGGCATTCACTCGTCTCGATGGCACCACGCCAGTCACGGTCGGCCGTCCGGGGGTTGGGCGGATCCCCAGGTATATGCCGGCCATAGAGGTATATGGCGAGGGCGTCTTCATCACCCTCAAGGAGGATGTCCTGCTGACCTGGATCAAGGCGAACGAGGGCTCGATCCTTTCTCGGGTCGGACTGCTCAGACAGCGAATGGGCAGCAGCACGCTGAATGCAGACGTCCCTGCCGTGACGGCACGCTTCCTTGTGGTTCATACCCTGGCCCATCTGCTGATCCGTCAGTTTGCTTTCGAGGCCGGGTACTCTGCGTCCTCACTTCGGGAACGCCTCTACATCGCCGAGCCTGGTCCCACCGGTCAGGGTGCCATGGCTGGCCTTCTGATCTACACCGCTGCCGGTGACCGGGGTGGTACCCTCGGCGGCCTGGTGAGGCTGGGCGAGCCCGGCCGTCTGTCCGGGACGTTCCTCAATGCACTGGCTGCCGGCCAGTGGTGCAGTTCCGACCCGGTGTGCGGGGAGAGTACCGGTCAGGGAATGCTGGGACTCAACCTCGCGGCGTGTCACGCATGTACCCTGGTGAGTGAGACCAGCTGCGTCCACCGCAACATGCTGCTTGATCGTACGCTCCTGCTCGGAAATGCCACGTTGACTGGCGGATTCTTCTCCGAGGTCCTCAGGCGCGGTATGAAGGAATTCATGGCTGTGGAGGAGGGGTAA
- a CDS encoding AAA family ATPase produces MRLPAYEDLSKEQDAVLTLPLDGRYLIGGAPGTGKTVVALYRASRMAREGKSLRFLMYSKLLSAYTTATASGGATAPLTASISTYHRWLSSLYWSTYRKPTPTMPDNTWAFDWNNIIAQMAEKPPARTMDHLLIDEGQDLPSELYTVTSIFLTENITVFADENQRITSTQTMMHEIRAAAGIPQHNTFTLTQNFRNTVQIHNLACWFHRGSPTGLATPPVRRGNRPTFLDSADLSAQVDYIQRYEQLNANRSIGVLVRTRSELKKILHMLNGRTHNPVHVYLSKEKVMPEFDRDGITILCHDSAKGLEFDTVFLPGLEYVDAARVEQADVMMKMYVLCTRARQDLFLMYAGETCALRDALPDDLIRKTTLKDD; encoded by the coding sequence ATGCGCCTGCCTGCCTACGAAGATCTTTCCAAGGAACAGGACGCGGTGCTGACGCTGCCGCTGGACGGCCGTTACCTGATTGGCGGTGCGCCTGGGACGGGCAAAACGGTCGTAGCACTGTACCGCGCCTCCAGGATGGCCCGGGAAGGCAAGTCCCTGCGCTTCCTGATGTACTCGAAACTGCTGTCGGCGTACACGACGGCAACGGCGTCCGGCGGAGCCACTGCGCCCCTCACGGCCTCCATCTCGACCTATCACCGCTGGCTGAGCAGTCTGTATTGGAGCACCTACCGCAAACCGACACCGACCATGCCGGACAACACCTGGGCATTTGACTGGAACAACATCATTGCCCAGATGGCCGAGAAGCCACCTGCCAGAACCATGGATCATCTGCTGATTGACGAGGGGCAGGACCTGCCGTCGGAGCTCTACACTGTCACGAGCATCTTTCTCACTGAGAACATCACGGTCTTTGCCGACGAGAACCAGCGCATTACGTCCACTCAGACGATGATGCATGAGATCCGTGCCGCAGCCGGCATCCCGCAGCACAACACGTTCACCCTGACCCAGAACTTCCGGAACACCGTGCAGATCCATAACTTGGCCTGCTGGTTCCACCGCGGCTCTCCGACTGGGCTCGCGACGCCACCAGTCCGGCGTGGCAATAGGCCCACCTTCTTGGACTCAGCAGATCTCAGCGCCCAGGTCGATTACATCCAGCGGTATGAGCAGCTCAACGCCAACCGGAGCATCGGGGTGCTCGTCCGAACGCGCTCCGAGTTGAAAAAGATCCTCCATATGTTGAACGGCCGCACCCACAACCCGGTGCATGTGTATCTCAGCAAGGAGAAGGTGATGCCTGAATTCGACCGGGATGGCATTACGATCCTATGTCACGACAGCGCCAAGGGCTTGGAGTTCGACACGGTGTTCCTGCCCGGCCTGGAGTACGTGGATGCCGCGCGCGTGGAGCAGGCAGATGTCATGATGAAGATGTACGTGCTCTGCACCCGCGCGCGGCAGGATCTCTTCCTGATGTATGCCGGGGAGACGTGCGCCCTCCGCGACGCCCTACCCGACGATCTCATCCGGAAGACAACCCTGAAAGATGACTGA